One segment of Marvinbryantia formatexigens DSM 14469 DNA contains the following:
- a CDS encoding glycogen debranching protein, whose amino-acid sequence MKSYTHKYTPEYPISVRPMGEIAGFPVRPGSFEMNGATALPVGVNFTIHTHDGTSAELLLFHKGEDEPYAVLPFPEEYKIGDVYSMVVFGLDIEKFEYAYRIDGPYQPEKGLLFDKNKILLDPYARAVTGQGVWGCPSENHYHARVVKDVFDWGEMRQSDREMSDLIIYELHVRGFTKHESSGVEHKGTFAGLREKIPYLKQLGINAVELMPIFEFDETMSVREVDGKRLLDYWGYNTVSFFAPNSSYASTTEYNREGTELKELIRDLHNNGIEVILDVVFNHTAEGNEQGPSFSFKGFDNKVYYMLTPDGNYYNFSGCGNTLNCNHPIVRQMILECLRYWTISYRVDGFRFDLASILGRREDGSPMNNPPLLELLANDPVLSNVKLIAEAWDAGGMYQVGSFPASCRWAEWNGRYRDSIRGFLKGDCWECETAAWSICGSGDLYGGFYQEHNGRYAGYNSCINFLTCHDGFTLYDLYAYNEKHNEGNGWGNTDGSNDNRSWNCGAEGETDDQAVLDLRFRMIRNACAVLMCSRGTPMFLAGDEFGNTQYGNNNAYCQDNEISWLDWSLLEKNRDLFEFFCFMTHYRQEHTVISRKLPDAVCGMMAMHTHETDADKETVLNNDRAFGVCFAGYDRKKGGDDIVYVALNTYWEDVTITLPKIGSNRGFWYLSVNTAGDGRGRYFYRKEEEVRINHEFVMRPRSVAVFTGRTL is encoded by the coding sequence ATGAAATCATATACGCATAAATATACGCCGGAGTATCCGATCTCGGTAAGACCGATGGGGGAAATCGCCGGATTTCCGGTGCGTCCGGGCTCTTTTGAGATGAACGGAGCGACTGCGCTGCCGGTCGGCGTAAACTTTACCATTCATACACACGACGGCACTTCGGCGGAGCTTCTGCTGTTCCATAAGGGCGAGGACGAGCCCTATGCGGTGCTGCCGTTTCCGGAGGAATACAAAATCGGGGATGTGTATTCGATGGTCGTATTCGGGCTGGATATTGAAAAATTTGAATATGCCTACCGCATCGACGGTCCGTACCAGCCGGAAAAGGGGCTGCTGTTTGATAAAAACAAGATTCTGCTCGACCCGTATGCGCGTGCCGTCACCGGGCAGGGCGTATGGGGATGCCCAAGTGAGAACCACTACCATGCCCGTGTCGTAAAGGACGTTTTCGACTGGGGCGAGATGCGTCAGTCAGACCGGGAAATGAGCGATCTGATTATTTACGAACTGCATGTGCGGGGATTTACGAAGCACGAATCCTCCGGCGTGGAGCACAAGGGCACCTTTGCCGGACTGCGCGAGAAAATACCGTATCTGAAGCAGCTTGGCATTAACGCGGTAGAGCTGATGCCTATTTTCGAATTTGACGAGACTATGTCGGTACGGGAAGTGGATGGAAAACGTCTGCTGGATTACTGGGGATATAATACGGTCAGCTTTTTTGCGCCGAACAGCAGCTACGCGTCGACCACGGAATACAACCGGGAGGGCACGGAGCTGAAGGAGCTTATCCGGGATCTGCACAACAACGGCATTGAGGTGATTCTGGACGTCGTGTTCAACCATACGGCGGAGGGAAACGAACAGGGACCGTCCTTTTCCTTCAAGGGTTTTGACAATAAGGTGTATTATATGCTGACGCCGGACGGAAATTATTATAACTTCAGCGGCTGCGGCAATACGCTGAACTGCAATCATCCGATTGTGCGGCAGATGATTCTGGAATGTCTCCGTTACTGGACGATCAGCTACCGCGTGGACGGCTTCCGGTTTGACCTTGCAAGCATTCTGGGAAGACGGGAGGACGGTTCGCCGATGAACAATCCGCCGCTTCTTGAGCTGCTTGCGAATGACCCGGTGCTCAGCAATGTCAAGCTGATTGCGGAGGCGTGGGATGCGGGCGGCATGTACCAGGTGGGAAGCTTTCCGGCAAGCTGCCGGTGGGCGGAGTGGAACGGCAGATACCGCGATTCCATCCGCGGCTTTCTGAAGGGAGACTGCTGGGAGTGTGAGACGGCAGCCTGGAGCATCTGCGGTTCCGGCGATTTATATGGCGGATTTTATCAGGAGCACAACGGCCGCTATGCCGGCTATAACTCCTGCATCAATTTTCTTACCTGCCATGACGGTTTTACACTGTACGATTTGTATGCTTACAATGAAAAGCACAATGAGGGCAACGGCTGGGGCAACACCGACGGCAGCAATGATAACCGGAGCTGGAACTGCGGGGCGGAGGGAGAGACGGACGACCAGGCGGTGCTGGATCTGCGCTTCCGGATGATACGAAATGCCTGCGCCGTGCTGATGTGCAGCCGGGGAACGCCGATGTTTCTGGCGGGTGATGAATTTGGCAATACGCAGTATGGAAACAATAATGCATACTGCCAGGACAATGAAATTTCGTGGCTCGACTGGAGCCTTCTGGAGAAGAACCGGGACCTTTTTGAATTTTTCTGCTTTATGACGCATTACCGGCAGGAGCACACGGTCATCAGCCGGAAGCTGCCGGATGCTGTCTGCGGGATGATGGCGATGCATACGCACGAGACGGATGCGGATAAGGAAACTGTTCTGAATAATGACAGGGCATTCGGCGTCTGTTTTGCGGGCTATGACCGCAAAAAGGGCGGGGATGATATTGTTTATGTGGCGCTGAACACATACTGGGAGGACGTGACGATCACGCTCCCGAAGATAGGCAGCAACCGGGGCTTCTGGTATCTGAGCGTGAATACCGCCGGCGACGGAAGAGGCCGCTATTTTTACCGGAAAGAGGAAGAGGTAAGGATTAATCACGAGTTTGTTATGCGTCCGCGGTCTGTGGCTGTTTTTACGGGAAGGACGCTGTAA